The sequence AATATGCGCAGAGCTGGTCTTCTGCAACGCTGCCAACGCATCCTGTTACCAACGATTCCATTGCCTTTTTGACAAATGCAAAACGATAGTCCCTGCTTTTAAAGCACATTATCGGGGTGCTTTATTGGGTTAATCGAAACATTCAGCTATTCGTATTTATGAAAAGATCAATCTACATCATGGCGCTGGGCGCCTTCGGGATCATTACTACTGAATTTGGCGTAATCGGTATACTGCCTGCAATAGCCAGGGAATTCAATATTTCCATTGATACGGCGGGATGGCTGTTGAGTGGCTTTGCGCTTACCATTGCTTTGACTGGCCCCTTCACCACCCTGCTGACTGCAAAGATCAATCGTAAAGTGATCATGTGCCTGGTGTTGGCCATTTTTGTATTGTCGAACCTGCTTTCCGCATTATCGTCCAGCTTTGCCATGCTGATGATCGCCCGCATTTTACCGGCTTTCCTGCACCCCGTATTCTGGGCCGTGGCCACGGTGGCTGCCTCCAAACAGGTGGAACCCAAAGATGCGCCCAAAGCAGTATCTGTAGTGCTGGGCGGATTAAGCATCGCCACCGTGCTGGGTGTGCCGATTACCACGTATGTGGCTGATCTTTTTAACTGGCAGGCATCCTTCCTGTTGTCTGGCGTTATTAACCTGATCGCATTTGCTGCATTGGCCTTCTTTGTTCCATCCATGCCTGTTACAGAAAAAACATCCACCCAAAACCAACTGGCCATATTACGTAAAGGGCAACTATGGGTAAACCTGGTGGCTACCCTTATCATGATTGCCGGTATGTTTGCCACCTATGGCTACCTGGCAGAATATTTAGGGAAGATCTCGCACATGAGTGGCGGTCAGATCAGCCTGATGCTTTTATTGTTTGGCGGAACAGGCATTGTTGGGAACTGGCTTACGGGTATTGCACTGAGTAAAAATGTATTGCTTACTACCAGGGTGTTCCTGCTTTCGCTGATACTTATTCACCTGGCAGCTTATACATTTGGTGGTTTGTTTATTCCCATGGCCATCATCATCTCTGTGTGGGGCTTTATTCACACCGGCGGTTTCCTGATCGGGCAAACACGTTCTACTTCAGAAGCGCCGGAAGCACCTGAACTGGCAGCCAGCCTGATGGTTTCTTTCGGGAATGCGGGTGTAACCCTGGGCACCCTGCTGGGAGGTTTTATCATTACTGCTTTCGGTGTTCAGGAAGTGGTCTGGACAAGCTCGCTCCTGCTTTTGATCACTTTCGGGCTCACCTTTGTTACCGTTGGCAGAAAAAAGACGGTTGCTGAAGCTCAACAGGATGCAGTTGAAACAAACAGCGAGGAAGCTGAAATTGAGGAGACTGAGCAGGCGGTGGTGGGATGATGATATGCTTTACTGCGTATTATTTTTCTCCCATACCGGTGCAGTAAAAGTTACTCCAAACTTCTTTCCATGTTCTCTGCTGTTGCACGGATAAGGTGCAACCTGGTTATTCGAACTTTGTAATCCCATCACTGATGTAAATACGATGGCAGGGTACGGCGATTTTTGGACCGTGTTGTCATGAACATTGATCTGTCCAAAGGCCCCGGCTGCGGGAACCTGTGCTAACCCATTTGCGCAAAATACGGAAAGCACGCCGGGAGGCATGCCCTGGTTGTTTTTTTCAAACATGCATTCAAAAAAAAGATTGTTCTTAATCTCCAAATGATGTCCAAAACCACCACCCATCCAATGAATCTCGGGCGCCACTAAAAGACCGTTCATGGCTGTTCCGGTAATTTCATTGTTTTGTACAATGCCATTACCGCTTTTGATCAGGATACCGCGCGAACGGTTATACCCTACCTTGTTATTGCGAATGATAAACCCTTTCCCTATATGGTTTTCATTATAAATAATGTCGCCAATCCCCATGCCAGGCAAGGAATCTACTACTATACGCGCTCCTTTCGTATAACTTGTTTTAAACAAAAGGTCGGGATACATGGCTACTATTGCCTGCTGCTCCGCTGCAGAAGGAACATAGGATACAACGGATTGCACCGTCATCTTGCCGCTCTTAACACCGGCATACAGCACCTGCTGCAACGTATCGCCGGCATAAAAAATGGGGTTCGCCTCCCTGCTTAAAACATAAATACTGTTTGTGGCGCTGTCAATTTTGCATACGGGGAATGAGCGTCCGCATACAATAATACAATCATCGCCGTTGTGTTTTATCTCACAATTTTCTACCAGGGGACCAATGCTGGCATAACTGCTATGAATACCGTCTGCATTTCCCGAACGCAACCGGGCCGGTATACCTGGCGCCGTAGGGCCTCTCCCTACTTTGCAACGATTGTAATGCGTACCACTGCAATCCCTTTCAAAAAAAGAAAAGCTGTTCGACCCGTATATGGAAACATCCTGCACCGTTGCATTTACGCACTTCTCAAGCTGAAAAGCATGGGCAGCAGGATTAGGTTTGGCAGATACAACATCAAGCACCACCAGATCACCCACTTTTTCATAGGCCACCCAGGCGGCGCTTTTTGTTAACTTAAACCTCCTGGGGCCAATTTTCTCAAACGCAGCATAATGCCCTTCGCTGGTGGTAATACTGTTTCTTTTTAATTGCCGGGTAGCCGGATCATAAAACTGCACACGGCTATTCCTTACATTGTCTACAGGATATCCCTGGTCAATCTCCACCTCATACCACAAATTGCTCACGCTATCTTTGGCAACAATAGTTCCTTGTGTAAAGCACAGTGGATCATAGTCAATAGAAAAATTGGATATAGTGATATTTGTACAGTTATAAAACCTGAATGCCAACTCCTGGGAATTGCAAATGATAGAGGAGCCATTCCCATTGATGGTTACATTATTCTTGTTAATAAATTGATAGGCGCCATTAGTCAGGTTATCGAGCAGGTATTTTCCAGGTGGAATTTCGATAACGGAATTACCTATTTGCGCATCGAGGATTGGTTTTAACGCTGGTAATTGTTGGGCTGGTGCAGCAATTGCACATACAATAAAAGAACAAACAACAAGTAGCCTATACGGGAGCGTCATATATTTCATTATTTTACCGGGTTAAGAGAAGCCTTTTCTTTTTTTGAAGCATATACCGGAGTAATTGCTTCGGGAGCCATTACGATTGACCTGAAAACATTATTATCATTTGGCTTGACAATTACTGTGGGTGTAAGTGAGGAAAAATCATTGTTATAACCTGTACTATCTGTAAGTGTTACTATTTCTCCTCCTGCGTAAGTACTGTTATCATTTCTTCTTATTGCATAAAGCAGCACATGTCCGTTTGTTGTCAGTTTTCCTGTAACAGCCCGGTATTTATCCGATGCAATACCAATGGCGCCATTGCTGACCCATGTACCGCCCGACAAAGAATATTTTCTCAATAAATTATCATGTGCCATATAAAGTACGTCCGAACCACTGTTGGCATTAACCATAAAGAATTGATACGGGCTGCCTGTAATTGGAAGGCCAGGAAGATTAACCATCGTTTGCCCTGCTATGGTAGGAAGTCCCGTACCAACTTTGGTTACCCTGAAAGCTCCCGAAGTAGAGGAAGCATATAATTGCCCATTCAATACAACCAATGAGCGTGCTGTGGCATTAGTTATTTGGGTATGGGTGGTGCTGCCCAAAGTGGTATATATAATGCCGCCCGATCCGCCACTTACCCAAATAGCAGAATCATTGATGACGGCTGCCCGAACAGCCGCGGCGTTAAAAGCACTGAGTACAGTAGTTGTATTCACCTGGCCATGCTGATCAATGATGGCAACAACTCTTTTTACGGAAGCGCTTGGCGTAGAAGATACGGAAGCTGTCCCCGGGTCGGCATCGTATCCGGCGAGCGCCAGTTTACTCCCGTCTTGCGATAAGCTAATATATCCTTCCGTGTAATCACTGGTGGAAATGGGTAACGTTAGTCTTTTATTATTCCCTGAGACAGATACTGGCATAGGAATACTTCGTACCAGGTCACCGCAAGGATTGTATTCATCCAAAAAAACGGGCCTGGCTTCTCCTGCAGTCAGTGAGTCAGCACCTGAACCTATCCTTACTACCACAAAATTTCCGGGAACAAATGTTTGAGAGAAGCAGTTGGGAATAAGAAATACGAAGAATATAAGGGGTATACTTCTTTTCATATGGCATCGCTTTAGGATAGCAAGTATCACAAAAAGCAATTTGCCAATAATGAAGAAGCCACGATATTTTTTTATGGGAATGTTCCCACCTTGAGGGAATGTTCCCATGTTAGGTTTTCTGCGGAGTGGCTATGTTTTTCCAGGAGTTTTTTGGGGTTTAGTCTGTTTTTGGGTAAATTGTAAGAACACTGATTTATCCGTTTATGATATGACCAGGCGTATTACTTTTAACATCCTCGTTTCGATCAAACCCTTACCCGGACAGGGTTTGCCAATTCAAAACAATACAAACCCGCGTCCCGCCTGCATTTGACCCTTGTTGTCTTACTTCTCCTTTACTACTCCTTTACTGCTGGTTTACTTTTCCTTTGCCTTTACCCGGAGATTACTATCAGATTGCCCGGGGAGTACCGGAGGACTGCCCCCAGGCAGGTGGTTTGATGGCCATTCAGTGCCTCAGAGTGCGGCAACCTGGGCAGGTAGGTCAAATAAGACAGACAAAAACGGACATTTGTTTCACTTTCGTGCAAAAAGACCGTTTTGGAACATGGGTGATTTGGAAACCGTTATGAGCAGTTGTAAATTAGAGAAAAACACATGTATGGCTAAAGTTATATCTCCTTTTAAGCTCAGCGGGTCACTCGGTGGCCTTACCTATTTCGAGAATGAGTATGGCCCCCAGGTGAAGGAAAAAGGCGGCCCTACGAAATGGCAGGTAAAACACCTGGACAGTATGGCCAATACCCGCCGCAATGCGGCCGAGTGGAAGCGGGCCACGGCGGCCTCCAAGCTCACACGGCTGGCCCTGGGCAACCTGCGGCATTCGGTAAAGAATATAAAACTCAGTGGCCGTATGATTGGCCGGTTGCTGGCGGTCCTCAAGTCTGACCGGATCCATGACCGGGGCGAGCGGGTGGTTGCCTCCGGCGATCTGTCGCTGTTAGCCGGCTTTGAGTTCAACTATAAACTGTCGCTGGACGACGCCCTGCCCTTGAATATAGCCAATTGCATGGCTGTTCAGCCAGGCAAGGTAGCGGTGAATATCCCGGCATTCCGGCTGCGCAAGAAAAAAGCGTTACCAGCGGATGCCACGCATTACCGGCTGGTATCGTGTATACTGACGATCGATTTCGAAAAACGGACCTTCCGGCAAGACAAACAGGAAGGGGCATTGCAAGCGATGGGCCGGCAGTCGGGCAGTGCATTTTGCATTGAACAGGTAGTGCAACCCGACAATGAACAAGGTTGCTTCTGGCTGATGGGGATCGAGTTTTATAAAATGGTGAATGAGCAACCAGTATTAGTAAAAGGTGGCGCCTTGCGGGTGATGGAGTGGATTGGGCAGGCACATACTGATAAGCCTGTTAATGTAGTTGAGGATGTTGCAGACAAGGTGTTAACCGAAGTGTATGCCGGGAAAGTCGAGCCTGTTGAGCCTGTGATGGAGGAGGTTGGTGCAACTACCATAGAAGTGGTTGCAGCTCCTTTTGTGGAGGAGATTGGTACAGCGTACAGGGAAGCCATGGAGGAGGTTTTAGCTGCATGCCTGGAGAGAACAGGATTTGCTGAAGCGGATGCTACTATTACAGCGGTTGAGCAGTCAGCTCAGTTTCCGGAACCGAACGTGTTGGAAGTTGAAGCTACAGCAGCAGCGCCTGTTGAATTTACTATGGACGAAGTGGATGCAACGTTGGCCGGTAGTGAAGAGGAATTTGAGAAATCCTTACGGGTGTTGCTACCAGTGAAGGATTATCAGCGGCGGGAAGGACCAGCTAGAGACATACTAACGGACAGCACACAACCGGGAAGTCTGTTGTGAGAAGCGCAGTAAACTTCGCTTTTTAGTAAATTCCAGTCGCCTTCCGGTTAAAAACGATCAAAAGCAAACTATACTTCGCTTTTCACTACTAATATCGTCTTTTTTTCCTAATTTACACTCAAAAGCGAAGTATAATGCGGGACTTAATGGAAAATCTAGGTATCAGAATCCAAAAGCGAAGGGTTTTATTGGGACTCTTGCAACCCGAACTTGCGGCCATATCTGGTATCAGCACCCGGACGATTCAGCTTATAGAAAGGGGGCAGGGTAATCCCTCCCTGGAGACACTGATCAAATTGATCGATCCGCTCGGATTAAAAATAGAACTTGTTCTAAAGGACCCAACCCCAAGAATTGAGGCATGAGAGCAGCACAGGTATTATACAATGGGCAACTGGCAGGTATTTTGTCTAAATCAGGCGGAGTTTATCGTTTTGCCTATGACAAAAACTATCTATCCCAAGCTGGCAGCAGGCCAGTAAGCCTAACCCTCCCCCTGCGTGAAGCACCGTATGAAAGTGATGTGCTTTTCCCTGCGTTTGTAAACAGATTGAGTGAAGGCTCCAATAAAGCCATACAGACGAGGCTACTCAAAATTGATGAAAACGATTATTTTAGTTTATTACTGGCTACAGGCGGCAATGACAGCATTGGACCGCTGACAATAAAAGAGATCCATGAGCCTACCGGAAATTAAATACTGCCCCTCTACCCTCGAGCCAGGCTTTAGTACTTATAGCCCTAAGGCACAGAAAAATCTGTTTGGCAGCCGCAGCAAAAAAGTATCCCCTATCCTGCGTTTCGATCCCCCGGGCAAAAACAGCGCATTGACCCGCGAGTATAATGAAAAAAGAACGCGGATCAGCATAAGTGGCGTACAGGAAAAATACAGCCTGAAGCTGGAAAAAAACGATCTGTCACTTACAGATGCAGGAGGAACCCATATATTAAAACCTGTTCCCGCCGAAAGACTGGACAGAGTAACCGATCTGCCGGCAAATGAACATGTGAGCATGCAAATCGCTCAACAGGTATTTGGTATCAAGACCGCTGCCTGTGGCATGATCTTTTTTGACGAAGGCTCACCGGCCTATATTACCCGACGCTTCGACTACAAGCCGGGAGGCCTGGGCAAATACCAGGTAGAAGACTTCGCTACGCTGCAGGCAAAGACACCAGAGAAAGGAGGTCATGATTTTAAGTATAATGCCTCCTACCTGGATATTGCCATACAGATCCGGCAACATGTAGCGGCAGCGCCGGTGGCACTGATCGAATTTTTCCGGCTACTGGTATTCAACTACCTAATTGCCAATGGAGACGCGCATCTCAAGAACTTCTCCTTAATGGAAACAGAGCAAGGAGATTATGTGCTTTCACCCGCCTACGACCTCCTCTGCACAGCCCTGCACATCGATGACGCCAGACTGGCACTACATGATGGTCTGTACAAAGGTGATTTTGAAGAAAAGTCCTACCAGACCTTCGGCACTTACACCCGCGCGTCATTCATAGTATTTGCGCAAAACGCAGGTATCAATACAGATCTTGCTGGCAAAATCGTGGACGACATACTCGCGGGAACCCTAAAAGCTATGGAGATGATAGAACGTAGTTTTCTCAGTGAGGAGGCAAAAAGAAAGTATATTGAAATACTGGGAGAGCGTCATCGAAGCCTGCGGCTTAAGTAATGCCCAAAATGCTAACTGGCAAGCAAATATTGAAACCTGGATAAATGTTTCTTCTTTAACTACTGCTAAATGCGTTTTTAATATTATGAAAAATACGCTTATACTCCTACTCCTATTTTGTAGCAACATCACTTTTGCACAAACCTATTTTGAAGGCGAGATCCAATATAAAAACGAAACAATAAAAAAGGACTCTTCGTTCGATCTCACAAAGATTATCTCCTGGCCTTCGAAGAAGTCGGTCTTTTATTTTAAAAATGGGGATTGGATTCAAAAGCCAGACACTGGTATGGTAGAATACCAGTACTTCAATCACAGGGCAAATCAGCAATTTTACAAGATACGAGATTTGGATACAGTGTTATTTTACCGATATAACGATCTTACTCCTGAGCAAGACTCCGTTCGATCCACCAATACCTTCTACAATACAGACACTTTGTTGGGTAAAGTCTGTAATAGATTTGTTTTACAAACTGCCAGTACGAGGTTTACATTCGTCTATAGCCCCGACATAAATATAAATCCGCAATGGTTTAAAGCTACAAAGGGTGGTTATTATGACATTATTTACAGAACAATGAAAGCGCTTTACCTGAAGGTTATTATCGAAACAGACCTCTATATATCGATAGTAACCGCGGATAAGATACAAAGGCGACCGATCCCGGATGAGACTTTCCCGGTAATAGAAAAGTTAGCCAAGAGGGAATTGTAATATTTTCACCAGGTCACAACGCTACAAGATTCCCGCACGAAAAATGCTCTGGCAAAACCGGGGCATAATATATTGAAGAAGATACTCCTTACGCCGTCGGCTGCGTAAACGACCACCCGCCTATTACCAGTTCCTGAACGGCGCCGTTTCGTTTGGCTCCGTCCAGTTTGGTGAAGATGCCTTTATCCCGCACGTCTCAGGGAGCAGCAACCTTTTTTGCAGTCAGTGATGATCTTAAGCAACGGGTTTCTAAGGTCCAGGGTACTTTTACAATAATTTACAAAGTTTACATTTTAATTTACAATCCTGACCCTTCAAGCTGAAAGGATCAAAGTAGTTTCGCTGTATCAAGCTTAATAGGATATGAAAAATAAAGGAACCGTTTTGAATAGCCTGCTCATTATGCTGGCAGGACTAATTCACTCTCCTGCACAGGCTCCGCAGAAACATGGCGCTAAGGATGTCGTTTACCAGCTCGATGTCTAAAAAAGTAATGCAGCAGATAGGTCTGGCAGTGTTTCTGTTCCCGATTATTAAATAAAAAAATTATGAAATACGCACTCATCTATACTTTGTTCTTAATGTCCGTTTTTCACACTTCCTGTGGACAAAACCAAACAGAAGAAAAAAAAATTATTATCAACTCCGAAAACAAAGGTGTAATTACATCCCACGGACCTAAATGGGTAACTCGTAAAATCATACAAGATAGAAAGGGCAACATTTGGATTGCTGCATTTGATGGTATTTTTCGATATGATGGAAAATCGTTTACTAATATCACCAGTAAAGTGACTTCGGCACGCTTCTTTTCTGTTTTAGAGGATAGAAAAGGAAATTTTTGGTTCGTTTCTGTTGGTTCAGGTGTTTATTATTACGATGGGCAATCCTTTCGAAATTTTACGGCAAAGGACGGGCTTTCCAATGATGTGGTCTTTAGTCTTTATGAAGATAAAACTGGTAATATTTGGTTCGGCACCGGAGGCGGGGCAAGCTGTTATGATGGGAAATCTTTCAGAAATTTTACTACGAGAGATGTTAATTGTATTTTTCAAGACAAAAAGGGGAAATTCTGGTTTGGCGGGGCTAACCTCAGCGTTTTTGATGGAAAAACATTTACCACTCTCACCAATAAAGACGGCAAAGCTTTTAAGAGCGTTTGGTCTATAATCGAAGATAAAAAAGGTAATATTTTGTTCGGTGACGATGATGGCCTTTGGCGCTACGACGGCAGTACCTTTACCAATTTTACGAAGAGGGGTGCTTTATCTATGATTGAAGACAAAAAGGGAAACGTCTGGACTGTTTCTGGATTACCTGGTAGCAGAAGTTGGGTACTTTCCCGTTATGATGCAAAGTCCTTGTCCAATGAAAAGCCCACTGTAACTAACGTAAAGTTAAGAGAAGACGCTTTTTTTACGGTTTTTGAAGCTTATGATGGTAGTATTTGGGTGGGCACTGGGGAGGGAGTGTATCGTTATGATGGAAAGACCTTTACAGACTTTAAAAGTAAAGAGGGTCAGAAATAACGTGTATAGCCGACAATTTTAAGATGGAATTATTCTTCAGGCAGTACATTTTTCAACATCGACTAGTGGCCGACATTTTTACTCGGTGGACTTTTAATCACTAATACATAAT is a genomic window of Paraflavitalea devenefica containing:
- a CDS encoding MFS transporter; this translates as MKRSIYIMALGAFGIITTEFGVIGILPAIAREFNISIDTAGWLLSGFALTIALTGPFTTLLTAKINRKVIMCLVLAIFVLSNLLSALSSSFAMLMIARILPAFLHPVFWAVATVAASKQVEPKDAPKAVSVVLGGLSIATVLGVPITTYVADLFNWQASFLLSGVINLIAFAALAFFVPSMPVTEKTSTQNQLAILRKGQLWVNLVATLIMIAGMFATYGYLAEYLGKISHMSGGQISLMLLLFGGTGIVGNWLTGIALSKNVLLTTRVFLLSLILIHLAAYTFGGLFIPMAIIISVWGFIHTGGFLIGQTRSTSEAPEAPELAASLMVSFGNAGVTLGTLLGGFIITAFGVQEVVWTSSLLLLITFGLTFVTVGRKKTVAEAQQDAVETNSEEAEIEETEQAVVG
- a CDS encoding ligand-binding sensor domain-containing protein; this translates as MKYALIYTLFLMSVFHTSCGQNQTEEKKIIINSENKGVITSHGPKWVTRKIIQDRKGNIWIAAFDGIFRYDGKSFTNITSKVTSARFFSVLEDRKGNFWFVSVGSGVYYYDGQSFRNFTAKDGLSNDVVFSLYEDKTGNIWFGTGGGASCYDGKSFRNFTTRDVNCIFQDKKGKFWFGGANLSVFDGKTFTTLTNKDGKAFKSVWSIIEDKKGNILFGDDDGLWRYDGSTFTNFTKRGALSMIEDKKGNVWTVSGLPGSRSWVLSRYDAKSLSNEKPTVTNVKLREDAFFTVFEAYDGSIWVGTGEGVYRYDGKTFTDFKSKEGQK
- a CDS encoding HipA N-terminal domain-containing protein: MRAAQVLYNGQLAGILSKSGGVYRFAYDKNYLSQAGSRPVSLTLPLREAPYESDVLFPAFVNRLSEGSNKAIQTRLLKIDENDYFSLLLATGGNDSIGPLTIKEIHEPTGN
- a CDS encoding type II toxin-antitoxin system HipA family toxin gives rise to the protein MSLPEIKYCPSTLEPGFSTYSPKAQKNLFGSRSKKVSPILRFDPPGKNSALTREYNEKRTRISISGVQEKYSLKLEKNDLSLTDAGGTHILKPVPAERLDRVTDLPANEHVSMQIAQQVFGIKTAACGMIFFDEGSPAYITRRFDYKPGGLGKYQVEDFATLQAKTPEKGGHDFKYNASYLDIAIQIRQHVAAAPVALIEFFRLLVFNYLIANGDAHLKNFSLMETEQGDYVLSPAYDLLCTALHIDDARLALHDGLYKGDFEEKSYQTFGTYTRASFIVFAQNAGINTDLAGKIVDDILAGTLKAMEMIERSFLSEEAKRKYIEILGERHRSLRLK
- a CDS encoding helix-turn-helix domain-containing protein, with protein sequence MENLGIRIQKRRVLLGLLQPELAAISGISTRTIQLIERGQGNPSLETLIKLIDPLGLKIELVLKDPTPRIEA